One region of Terricaulis silvestris genomic DNA includes:
- a CDS encoding sterol desaturase family protein: MLTLFLFLIGAAAALLEASARAYPNRAEWRREARISLILGACAVLVEMVMPDHGAKHAPGITVALALAVFLADDLLYYCTHRLAHRVALFWASHAVHHSPSRYNFFTGLRQPPTWLLTPAAVAPLVLIAVGAPVALVAASAAVRGVHHFLVHTERVRRLPVWVEFIFNTPSHHRVHHATEPGCIDRNFGGVLIIWDRLFGTYAREPTAGVHRYGLLHPTRPSALHTALDPWIALIGSARRAPTLRRRLGTLLGPP; the protein is encoded by the coding sequence ATGCTGACTCTGTTCCTATTCCTGATCGGCGCTGCCGCCGCGCTCCTCGAAGCCTCAGCGCGCGCCTACCCGAACCGCGCCGAATGGCGGCGCGAAGCGCGCATCAGCCTCATCCTCGGCGCCTGCGCTGTGCTGGTCGAAATGGTCATGCCCGATCACGGCGCCAAACATGCGCCCGGCATCACCGTCGCGCTCGCCCTTGCCGTCTTCCTGGCTGACGATCTGCTCTACTATTGCACGCACCGCCTCGCACATCGCGTCGCGTTGTTTTGGGCTTCACACGCGGTGCACCACTCGCCCAGCCGCTACAATTTCTTCACCGGCCTCCGTCAGCCGCCAACGTGGCTGCTCACCCCCGCCGCGGTGGCGCCGCTCGTGCTGATCGCCGTTGGTGCGCCCGTGGCGCTCGTCGCCGCATCGGCCGCCGTGCGGGGCGTGCATCACTTCCTCGTTCACACCGAGCGCGTGCGCCGCTTGCCAGTTTGGGTCGAGTTCATTTTCAACACGCCCTCGCACCACCGCGTCCACCACGCCACCGAACCCGGCTGCATCGACCGCAATTTCGGCGGCGTCCTCATCATCTGGGACCGCCTGTTCGGCACCTACGCGCGCGAGCCGACGGCGGGCGTCCACCGCTACGGCCTGCTTCATCCCACGCGCCCCAGCGCGCTCCACACCGCGCTCGACCCTTGGATAGCTTTGATCGGCTCTGCGCGCCGCGCGCCGACACTGCGTCGCCGGCTCGGCACGTTGCTCGGGCCGCCTTAG